The genomic DNA GAGGAGCAACTCAATCGCCTGGCGCGCAAAGCCATCGGCGAGAACCTCGCCTCGACCCAGACCCGCCAGGACGTGGAAGAAGCCCGTGCGCTGATTGGTCGCCAGCACAAGCTGTACCGTGGCACGTTGGCGCTGTACCTGCGCGGCGCCGATGAGCAGCAGCTGCGCCAGCGTTCGGTCCAAGCTGCCAACGTATTGCTCGGCGCCGGCCTACAACCGGTGCGCGAGGGCGATGAAGTGGCCGCCTGCAACAGCTACCTGCGCTGGTTGCCGATGGTCTACAACCCGGTGCGGGACCCACGCAATTGGTACACCCGGCTGCTGTTTGCTCAGCACGTCGCCAACCTGCTGCCGCTCTGGGGGCGCAGCATCGGTACCGGCAACCCGGGTATCACCTTCTTCAACCGCGGTGGCGCGCCGCTGTCATTCGACCCGCTGTCGCGCTTTGACCGCTCGATGAATGGACACCTGCTGTTATTCGGCCCGACCGGCGCCGGCAAGTCGGCCACCCTGGTCTCGATCCTGATGCAGGTCATGGCCGTGTACCGGCCGCGGCTGTTCATCGTCGAGGCGGGCAACTCCTTTGGACTACAGGGTGACTATTTCGCCACCCTCGGCCTAACCGTCAACAAGGTTCAGCTCAAACCGGGCAGTGACGTAAGCCTGGCGCCGTTCGCCCATGCCCGGCGACTGATCGACCATCCGGACCAGGTCGCCAGTCTGTCGACTGAAGACCTGGATGAGGCCGCCCCGGACAGTGACGAGCAGCGCGATGTGTTGGGCGAGCTGGAGATCACCGCACGGCTGATGATCACCGGCGGCGAAGCCAAAGAAGAGGCGCGCCTGACCCGGGCGGACCGCAGCCTGATCCGCGAGTGTATCCTGGATACCGCCCGTTACTGCGCGACGACTGAGCAGCAGGTGCTGACCCGGCATGTTCGCGATGCCCTGCGTAAGGTCGCCAGCGACACCCACCTGCCCGACAAACGCCGTGAGCGTGCGCAGGAGATGGCCGAGTCCATCGACCTGTTCTGCCAGGGTTTCGAAGGTGCACTGTTCGACCGGCCCGGCACACCCTGGCCGGAGAGCGACGTGACGATCGTCGACCTCGCCACGTACGCCCGTGAGGGATACGAGGCGCAGATGTCGATCAGCTACATCAGCCTGATGAACACAGTGAACAACATCGCCGAGCGCGATCAGTACCTCGGCCGTCCGATCATCATGGTCACCGACGAAGGCCACATCATCACTAAGAACCCGCTGTTGGCGCCCTTCGTGGTCAAAGGCACGAAGATGTGGCGCAAGCTCGGCGCCTGGTTCTGGCTGGCAACGCAAAACATGGCCGACTTGCCCGATGCGGCGCAGACCATGCTCAACATGATCGAATGGTGGATCTGCTTGAATATGCCGCCAGCGGAAATCGAGGAAATAGCCCGCTTCAAGAAACTCACGCCGGCGCAGAAAGCGCTGCTGCTCTCCGCAAGCAAGGCCTCGGGCAAGTACACCGAGGGCGTGGTCCTGTCGAAGAACCTGGAGACGCTATTCCGGGCGGTGCCACCGAGCCTGTACCTCGCGTTGGCCATGACCGAGCCCGAGGAAAAAGCTCAGCGCTGGCGGTTGATGGAAGAGCACCAGCAGTCCGAGCTGGAAGCCGCCCTGCAGGTCGCGGCGGAGATTGATCGCCTGCGCGGCATCTCGTGAACGACACCGTCAGCGCTATCCGAGCCGTTCTGCTCAGTAAAAATCGGAAAGAGCACATTTGTACTCATATGGCAGTTTGCTCATCTCGCGCCGCTAAATCGAGCGCCCGACGAAACCGATCACCCCGGACTCGGTTTGTCCGCCCTCCTCCAGCACCGGATCCGGGATGCTGAAACTTGGCGCACGGATGCACACCGCTGCCACCTGCCGAGCGTTGCCCATGAACGTCACCGCCGTCACCCGAAGCAAAGCGCCGAAACCCAGAACGGCTCGCCGTGGTCGAGCCTTCACCGCGGCAGCTCTGCTGGTCGCCGCCGAGCAGTGCATGGCATTGACCACGCCTACCCTTATCGCCTCCGTCGGGTCGCTGCAGTGCCTGGAGTACCGAGTCGTCGGAATCTGCTACTGGCTGCTCTGCACGCCGTTCGGCTGCACCGTGCGTATCTCACCGAAGATCCGTCACTTCATTCCCGAGCTGGTAGTGTCGAGCTATGCCGATACCGGCGCCAATCCTTGGAGCGAAATGTCAGGGCTGTCGGCACCGACGCCGGCCTCGCAAGGGGGTGGCAACCTGATTACGCCCTCGCCGCAGCGCGACAACCTGCCCAGGTTCAAGAATGTCGACGGCATTGGCCATCCCGGCGGTGCAGCCCTCACAGCTTTCGCGCATACATTCGGTTATGCCTGCCCAAGCGGAGCCGTGCCCTTTGCGCCCTACTACCTCAGCACGCTCGACCCGCTGGCTTGGCGCCAGGCCGTTCCCGAATCCGTATACCCGCAGGCGCTGGTTCCGGGAATGCGCGAGATCGGCAACCAGGCACTCGGGGACATGTGGGGCAGCGTGTATCCGCGCCACGGTTTTCTGGTGCAGCCCGATGACTTCAAGGCAGCTGCCGTGATGGCCCAGCGCGCCAGCGACTTCATTACCCGCGTCGGCCAGCCGCACGTTTATCTGCCGCTGCAGCCGATGTCGGCTCCTGGCTACTGGCCGCCGCAGCCGGTGATGGAGAACAACGTCAAGAACCACC from Pseudomonas putida includes the following:
- a CDS encoding conjugative transfer ATPase, translating into MADDASRDPSRWEPWRAAQRRRATLADEAAQYAHNPSFADHLPWVEYLEEEQSILLDDNRSVGAVFELQPIGTEGREPEWLMAARDALEDALQDSFDEFDQAPWVVQFFCQDDSDFAPYLERLERYIAPRARGTPFTEAFLTSMQRHLDAVGKPGGLFDDHVVSHLPWRGSNRRIRLVVYRWLGEQADEDGQNPVQLLSRTCDRLVASLQACGVSPHRLTGHDFYAWLLPWFNPAPALTDETPAAFYRRVPYPETEGSEELPLPFDHDFAERLFFQEPRSDSEQGLWYFDQQPHTVMVVDKLRRPPHIGQLTGETRKGEALNALFDQLPEQAVMSLTLVITPQDVLEEQLNRLARKAIGENLASTQTRQDVEEARALIGRQHKLYRGTLALYLRGADEQQLRQRSVQAANVLLGAGLQPVREGDEVAACNSYLRWLPMVYNPVRDPRNWYTRLLFAQHVANLLPLWGRSIGTGNPGITFFNRGGAPLSFDPLSRFDRSMNGHLLLFGPTGAGKSATLVSILMQVMAVYRPRLFIVEAGNSFGLQGDYFATLGLTVNKVQLKPGSDVSLAPFAHARRLIDHPDQVASLSTEDLDEAAPDSDEQRDVLGELEITARLMITGGEAKEEARLTRADRSLIRECILDTARYCATTEQQVLTRHVRDALRKVASDTHLPDKRRERAQEMAESIDLFCQGFEGALFDRPGTPWPESDVTIVDLATYAREGYEAQMSISYISLMNTVNNIAERDQYLGRPIIMVTDEGHIITKNPLLAPFVVKGTKMWRKLGAWFWLATQNMADLPDAAQTMLNMIEWWICLNMPPAEIEEIARFKKLTPAQKALLLSASKASGKYTEGVVLSKNLETLFRAVPPSLYLALAMTEPEEKAQRWRLMEEHQQSELEAALQVAAEIDRLRGIS
- a CDS encoding TIGR03756 family integrating conjugative element protein, whose amino-acid sequence is MNVTAVTRSKAPKPRTARRGRAFTAAALLVAAEQCMALTTPTLIASVGSLQCLEYRVVGICYWLLCTPFGCTVRISPKIRHFIPELVVSSYADTGANPWSEMSGLSAPTPASQGGGNLITPSPQRDNLPRFKNVDGIGHPGGAALTAFAHTFGYACPSGAVPFAPYYLSTLDPLAWRQAVPESVYPQALVPGMREIGNQALGDMWGSVYPRHGFLVQPDDFKAAAVMAQRASDFITRVGQPHVYLPLQPMSAPGYWPPQPVMENNVKNHRWQLLVPVIQNTCAIFPSPTIQSADGAYAWSLWRPYRCCQRMGQTFLFSIDFDGGQ